A stretch of Lactiplantibacillus brownii DNA encodes these proteins:
- a CDS encoding Cof-type HAD-IIB family hydrolase produces the protein MYQAVVFFDLDGTLMRDDKTVAPSSVAAIKQLKANQVLPVIATGRNVFEVADIMRQTGIDSIVSANGSYVQYKGKFLAAHEMDKGLLADITHYANQHQDALAYYNNAGFALSHRDALTVANYRGLHQYARVQPDFYRRQHINFLLTFDPISAEKYQWRYYGQLTFVRNNPRALDTMIWGVSKATGIHDILVNAGLTGIPTYAFGDAANDLEMFQMVDKPVAMGNGLASVKHLAAYITADNMHDGIKKGLAHFDLI, from the coding sequence GTGTATCAAGCAGTAGTATTTTTCGACCTTGATGGCACTTTGATGCGTGATGACAAAACAGTCGCACCAAGTAGTGTCGCGGCGATTAAACAATTAAAAGCCAATCAAGTTTTACCGGTCATTGCAACGGGTCGTAATGTGTTTGAAGTTGCCGATATTATGCGGCAAACGGGCATCGATTCGATTGTGAGTGCGAACGGGAGTTACGTGCAATATAAAGGAAAATTTTTAGCAGCACATGAGATGGATAAGGGCTTACTGGCCGATATTACCCACTATGCGAATCAGCATCAGGATGCGTTGGCATACTATAATAACGCCGGTTTTGCGTTGAGCCATCGCGATGCATTAACCGTGGCAAATTATCGTGGGTTACATCAGTATGCGCGTGTTCAACCGGATTTCTATCGGCGTCAACACATTAATTTCCTGCTGACGTTTGATCCGATTAGCGCCGAGAAGTATCAATGGCGTTATTATGGTCAATTAACGTTTGTCCGCAACAATCCGCGGGCTTTGGACACCATGATCTGGGGTGTTTCTAAAGCAACCGGGATTCATGATATTCTAGTCAATGCTGGTTTAACAGGCATTCCAACTTATGCTTTTGGGGATGCGGCTAACGATCTTGAAATGTTTCAGATGGTCGATAAGCCGGTTGCGATGGGAAATGGCTTAGCCAGCGTGAAACATTTAGCGGCGTACATTACTGCCGATAACATGCACGATGGTATTAAAAAAGGCTTAGCCCATTTTGATTTAATTTAA
- a CDS encoding AAA family ATPase yields the protein MKLVVLRGNSGAGKTTTAKALLRALGPTTLLLSQDTIRRVILQAPDHVGTPAIPLMQALIVWGQAQQFETILLEGILKKSVYGPMLADLKHHWQSQMITCYFELPFETTFNRNQTKSGAFDRATLASWWQADDLLGYEDLCFDQTASLETQVNQITIALTKA from the coding sequence ATGAAATTAGTCGTTTTACGTGGAAATTCTGGTGCGGGAAAGACGACAACCGCGAAAGCCTTGTTACGAGCTTTAGGGCCGACAACGTTACTGCTCAGTCAGGATACCATTCGACGCGTCATTTTACAGGCGCCTGATCATGTGGGGACGCCGGCTATTCCACTCATGCAGGCGTTGATTGTTTGGGGACAAGCGCAACAATTTGAAACGATTCTGTTAGAAGGTATTTTGAAGAAGTCGGTTTATGGCCCCATGTTGGCGGATCTCAAACACCACTGGCAGTCACAAATGATCACTTGTTACTTTGAATTACCATTCGAAACGACTTTTAACCGCAATCAAACGAAGTCCGGCGCCTTTGATCGAGCGACTTTAGCCAGCTGGTGGCAGGCTGATGACTTGTTGGGGTATGAAGACCTCTGTTTTGATCAAACGGCTAGCCTTGAAACACAAGTCAATCAAATTACGATAGCCTTGACTAAAGCTTAA
- a CDS encoding glycoside hydrolase family 13 protein: MQLDYDSFQHQYKTPFGAVTQHTPVHFSLAVKANAAIRQVILCMVQDGHWDEEQPLTMTRIEPTRYQVTFSPTDAGLYFYYFCVVTDNDTVFYGCVDGGYGGPGVQYARREQVQMYQLTILAAVEKLPRWYREGVAYQIFVDRFYNGNADGHVNAPKPNSFIYGRTSDLPMYIRGADQAILRWDFYGGNLRGIEAKIPYLKKLGVTILYLTPIFQATSNHRYDTGDYLKIDPILGDLADFDHLVHALHHAGMRLILDGVFNHVGVESRYFNRSGHYDTVGAAQSRTSPYYPWFTFTNYPSDYDSWWGVGDLPTVDKTNQSYREFIFGSSESVIDYWTARGVDGWRLDVADELPDDFIAGIRQALDHYADKVLIGEVWEDASHKLAYGQRRHYLEGGGLQAVMNYPLRQLIIHVLTGTMAPADWWRELMTLKENYPQTTFQFNFNNLGSHDTPRILTMLQDDLARLRLAFGMLLTLPGVPCLYYGDEAKMTGGKDPDNRAFYPWARADQAEIQVVSQWTHWRQNHPWLNTANFAPFYLADYGIGYVYWQGHAQVLVVINVTTMTQQMTAADCELEVVPDQLATAIKQQLVGKKLPGSQLQVIENFT, from the coding sequence AGCCAATGCGGCGATTCGACAGGTGATCTTGTGCATGGTACAAGACGGGCACTGGGATGAAGAACAACCTTTAACGATGACGCGGATTGAACCGACCCGCTATCAAGTGACGTTCAGTCCCACTGACGCCGGACTTTACTTTTACTATTTTTGCGTCGTCACTGATAACGATACAGTCTTTTATGGCTGTGTAGATGGCGGTTACGGAGGCCCAGGCGTCCAATATGCACGGCGTGAACAAGTCCAAATGTACCAGTTGACGATTCTGGCTGCTGTTGAGAAATTACCGCGTTGGTATCGTGAGGGCGTGGCCTATCAGATTTTTGTGGATCGTTTTTATAATGGCAATGCAGATGGGCACGTCAATGCGCCTAAACCGAATAGTTTTATTTATGGGCGAACGAGTGATCTGCCCATGTATATTCGCGGCGCAGATCAAGCTATTTTACGCTGGGATTTCTATGGTGGTAATTTGCGCGGGATTGAAGCCAAAATTCCGTATCTGAAAAAGTTAGGCGTCACGATCTTGTATCTAACGCCCATCTTTCAAGCAACGAGCAATCATCGTTATGATACCGGCGATTATTTGAAAATTGATCCCATTTTGGGTGATTTAGCTGATTTTGACCATTTAGTCCACGCCTTGCATCATGCGGGCATGCGGCTGATCTTAGACGGCGTCTTTAACCACGTTGGGGTGGAATCACGGTATTTTAATCGCAGTGGTCACTACGATACGGTGGGGGCCGCACAATCACGGACGAGCCCGTATTATCCTTGGTTCACCTTCACTAATTACCCGAGCGACTATGACAGTTGGTGGGGCGTTGGCGATCTACCAACGGTTGATAAAACCAATCAGAGTTATCGTGAGTTTATTTTTGGCTCCTCAGAGTCAGTGATTGATTATTGGACGGCTCGTGGTGTGGATGGTTGGCGGCTAGATGTCGCGGATGAGTTACCGGATGACTTTATTGCCGGTATTCGTCAAGCACTGGATCACTATGCGGATAAAGTATTAATCGGTGAAGTCTGGGAAGATGCTTCTCACAAGCTCGCTTATGGTCAACGCCGGCATTATTTAGAAGGTGGTGGGCTGCAAGCAGTGATGAATTATCCGTTACGGCAGTTAATTATCCATGTTTTAACGGGGACCATGGCGCCGGCTGATTGGTGGCGCGAGTTGATGACGCTGAAAGAAAACTACCCGCAAACGACGTTCCAGTTTAACTTTAATAATCTTGGTAGTCACGATACGCCGCGAATTTTGACGATGTTGCAGGACGACTTGGCGCGGTTACGCCTAGCATTCGGCATGCTACTGACATTGCCCGGCGTGCCTTGTCTCTATTATGGGGATGAAGCGAAGATGACTGGTGGCAAAGATCCCGACAATCGGGCGTTTTACCCGTGGGCGCGAGCTGATCAAGCTGAGATTCAAGTCGTTTCGCAATGGACTCATTGGCGACAGAATCATCCGTGGCTCAATACCGCAAATTTTGCGCCATTCTACTTGGCGGATTACGGCATTGGCTACGTGTATTGGCAAGGCCATGCTCAAGTGTTGGTGGTCATCAATGTCACGACGATGACCCAGCAAATGACTGCGGCCGACTGTGAACTTGAAGTGGTACCAGACCAACTCGCCACTGCGATCAAACAGCAGTTAGTTGGAAAAAAGTTGCCGGGCAGTCAGCTACAAGTTATTGAAAACTTTACTTGA